The proteins below are encoded in one region of Cydia pomonella isolate Wapato2018A unplaced genomic scaffold, ilCydPomo1 PGA_scaffold_155, whole genome shotgun sequence:
- the LOC133533324 gene encoding large ribosomal subunit protein eL39-like — protein sequence MSAHKTFINQCRLAKKLKTNRPIPQWVRMRTGNTIRYNAKRHHLRRTKLKL from the coding sequence ATGTCGGCTCACAAGACATTTATTAACCAGTGCAGGCTTGCAAAAAAGCTTAAAACAAACAGGCCTATCCCGCAATGGGTGAGAATGCGCACAGGAAACACAATTCGGTACAACGCTAAGAGGCATCATTTGAGGAGGACGAAGCTGAAGCTGTAA